The following proteins are encoded in a genomic region of Sneathiella marina:
- a CDS encoding DUF1194 domain-containing protein: protein MDGEKVKILVFLILLIIPWNVIYADEKAVGVEIVLAVDVSSSVSQKEHEAQIEGIAKVFEDPAILKIIDSLPTGKIAVSLLLWAGENQQLIAVPWKEIRDQKTAQIFADNVRNNQKKPWTGLLYTALGDALQAAGNSFEKNEFEGDRKVIDISSDDPSNRGAEPAIVREILIAQGITINGLPILADRKDQETRRELVDYFRFKVIGGPLSFVNPAVSFEHYAEAFSQKFSIEISGIPSPTSTFSYAKSYLKPSSSELKVTAQFAKRDN, encoded by the coding sequence TTGGATGGTGAAAAAGTGAAAATATTAGTGTTTTTAATACTGCTTATAATTCCTTGGAATGTAATTTATGCGGATGAAAAGGCAGTGGGTGTCGAAATTGTTCTAGCCGTCGATGTCTCAAGCAGCGTCAGCCAAAAAGAACATGAAGCACAGATAGAAGGTATTGCAAAGGTGTTTGAAGACCCGGCAATACTCAAAATTATTGATTCTTTGCCAACCGGAAAAATAGCCGTTTCGTTGCTTTTATGGGCGGGTGAAAACCAGCAATTGATTGCTGTGCCTTGGAAGGAAATCAGGGATCAAAAAACCGCGCAAATTTTTGCTGATAATGTAAGGAACAATCAGAAGAAGCCTTGGACCGGATTATTATACACTGCACTCGGCGATGCCCTGCAGGCAGCTGGAAACTCATTTGAAAAAAATGAATTTGAAGGTGACCGAAAAGTAATTGATATATCAAGCGACGATCCAAGCAATCGAGGGGCAGAGCCTGCCATAGTTCGAGAGATCCTCATCGCTCAGGGGATTACGATAAACGGTCTTCCGATATTAGCAGACCGCAAAGATCAGGAAACCCGCCGTGAATTGGTGGACTATTTCCGTTTTAAAGTTATTGGGGGCCCGCTTTCTTTTGTCAATCCAGCTGTTTCGTTTGAACATTATGCCGAAGCATTCTCCCAGAAATTTTCGATCGAAATTTCCGGCATTCCGTCGCCAACCAGCACATTCAGTTACGCGAAATCTTACTTGAAGCCTTCGTCTTCAGAACTAAAAGTTACGGCACAATTTGCAAAGCGGGATAATTGA
- a CDS encoding xanthine dehydrogenase family protein molybdopterin-binding subunit: protein MNIQKKIAKSETRGVSRRDFLVGSAAGLGLVMGYGALPVGGGIKEAMAAGSFSPNMWFSMDDAGITTVNIVKAEMGQHVGTAIAQSLADELEVPWENIRLNFPDVAPQWGLFITGGSWSINWTFAAMSQAGAAGRIVLMEQAVKNWGVPVAELRAEQGMIYHDKSNRKVSYGDLVKGGIISRSFNKAQLEAIKLKAPQDRKIIGKSVANLDIPGKTNGSTKYGIDTFVDGMVYGAPRTPPVRYGASVKKVDDSAAKKIAGYQGHVVLEDPTKMVTGWIVALADSYPIALKAAEALEVDYDLGPNAKVSSESIMKEAQEMINAGEGGKTFVDDGDVKKGMAAATTKFTAEYTTSLNLHMPLEPMNATVWEEDDIWHVTTGNQFQTVLAGVLPIVLGVDPSAIVIKQTALGGGFGRRLEADYVVVAALAAKGANKPVKMIYDRAADTQFDYPRSQVLQSLKAGIKDGKLDSMTHDAVCTWATSRLAPAFLADAPEGKIDYFAINGADFWYSVPNHRVRVAKSKLGDAAAPAGNLRSVAPGYTFFAVESFMDELAHELKIDPLAFRLSMLDAAGKQAGSAPMSVGGAKRLAGVLKAATDKAEWGKKMADGSGMGLSISSAQERATPTWTACVVEVDVDKSNGSYKVKKMTIAIDVGTAVNPDAVKAQVEGSALWGLSIATKEEAIMEDGAIQQTNFDTYDVLRMEDVPEMDVIVLSPGEYPVGCGEPGVTVVAPAIANAIFNATGVRIRHLPMTPEAIKEALTA, encoded by the coding sequence ATGAATATTCAAAAAAAGATAGCGAAGAGCGAAACGCGCGGCGTCTCCCGGAGAGATTTTCTGGTTGGTTCGGCGGCTGGCCTTGGCCTTGTTATGGGTTATGGTGCGCTGCCTGTTGGCGGCGGTATCAAAGAGGCCATGGCCGCAGGATCATTTTCTCCTAACATGTGGTTTTCGATGGATGATGCAGGCATCACAACCGTCAACATCGTAAAAGCAGAGATGGGTCAGCATGTGGGTACGGCAATCGCCCAATCTTTAGCAGATGAGCTGGAAGTACCCTGGGAAAATATTCGGTTGAATTTCCCCGATGTTGCGCCTCAATGGGGATTGTTTATTACCGGAGGGAGTTGGTCGATCAACTGGACTTTTGCGGCGATGTCGCAGGCAGGTGCGGCAGGACGGATAGTCCTGATGGAGCAAGCGGTTAAAAACTGGGGTGTGCCGGTTGCGGAACTTCGGGCCGAGCAAGGAATGATCTACCATGACAAATCCAATCGTAAAGTGAGCTACGGTGATTTGGTAAAAGGGGGCATTATTTCTCGAAGCTTTAATAAGGCTCAGTTGGAAGCCATCAAGCTAAAGGCACCACAAGACAGAAAAATTATCGGAAAATCGGTCGCCAATCTGGATATACCAGGCAAGACAAATGGTAGCACCAAATATGGCATAGATACGTTTGTTGACGGAATGGTCTATGGGGCACCAAGGACACCGCCTGTGCGCTATGGCGCAAGCGTTAAAAAAGTTGATGATAGCGCCGCCAAAAAAATTGCTGGCTATCAGGGGCATGTCGTTCTTGAAGACCCGACAAAAATGGTTACTGGCTGGATTGTTGCGCTTGCCGATAGTTATCCTATAGCACTAAAAGCTGCAGAAGCACTTGAGGTCGATTACGATTTGGGCCCCAATGCAAAAGTCAGTTCTGAAAGCATCATGAAAGAAGCTCAGGAAATGATTAATGCAGGCGAGGGTGGCAAAACCTTTGTTGATGACGGTGACGTCAAAAAAGGAATGGCAGCAGCCACGACGAAATTTACGGCAGAATATACAACCAGTTTAAATTTGCATATGCCGTTGGAACCGATGAATGCAACCGTCTGGGAAGAAGACGATATTTGGCATGTGACAACCGGTAATCAATTCCAAACAGTTCTCGCCGGCGTTCTTCCCATAGTCCTTGGCGTTGATCCATCGGCAATTGTCATCAAGCAAACGGCGTTAGGTGGTGGCTTCGGTCGTAGACTAGAAGCTGATTATGTTGTTGTTGCAGCTCTTGCCGCGAAAGGGGCGAATAAGCCGGTTAAGATGATTTATGATCGTGCTGCCGATACCCAGTTTGATTATCCGCGTAGTCAGGTTCTTCAATCGTTAAAGGCTGGTATCAAAGATGGTAAATTGGACAGTATGACCCATGATGCGGTTTGCACCTGGGCGACTAGCCGTCTTGCTCCGGCGTTTCTAGCGGATGCACCGGAAGGCAAAATTGACTATTTTGCGATTAATGGTGCAGATTTTTGGTATTCCGTGCCCAATCACCGGGTAAGAGTAGCAAAGTCAAAACTGGGAGACGCTGCGGCACCGGCGGGCAATTTGCGGTCTGTCGCACCCGGCTATACCTTTTTCGCGGTTGAAAGCTTTATGGATGAATTGGCCCATGAATTGAAAATTGATCCATTGGCATTTCGGTTGTCAATGCTTGATGCCGCTGGCAAACAAGCGGGAAGTGCCCCCATGAGTGTCGGCGGTGCCAAGCGGCTGGCAGGCGTATTAAAAGCTGCGACTGATAAGGCAGAATGGGGTAAAAAAATGGCCGATGGCAGTGGTATGGGTCTTTCTATATCCAGTGCCCAAGAACGGGCGACGCCAACCTGGACGGCCTGTGTCGTCGAGGTTGATGTCGACAAATCGAATGGTAGTTATAAGGTTAAAAAAATGACCATTGCCATAGACGTCGGTACGGCCGTCAATCCCGATGCCGTAAAAGCTCAGGTCGAAGGGTCTGCACTTTGGGGCTTATCAATCGCGACGAAAGAAGAAGCGATAATGGAAGATGGGGCAATTCAGCAAACCAACTTCGACACTTACGATGTCCTGCGCATGGAAGACGTTCCGGAAATGGATGTTATCGTGTTGTCTCCGGGTGAATATCCTGTCGGTTGCGGTGAACCTGGTGTCACGGTTGTGGCGCCGGCAATTGCCAATGCCATTTTCAATGCAACTGGTGTTCGGATCCGTCATTTGCCCATGACACCAGAGGCAATTAAGGAAGCTCTGACCGCTTAG
- a CDS encoding (2Fe-2S)-binding protein, giving the protein MVNLTINGKDLKVDVPDDTPLLWVIREHLQMSGTKFGCGAGLCGACTVHIDGEATRTCITAVSDAAGTKITTIEGLDENGIHPLQKAWIAEQVPQCGYCQSGQIMTAAAFLDENKNPSDEDIVEAMTGNICRCMSYVRIKKAVRRAADEMKA; this is encoded by the coding sequence ATGGTAAATTTAACAATAAACGGCAAAGATCTTAAAGTAGATGTGCCAGATGATACACCGTTGCTATGGGTGATACGTGAGCATTTACAAATGTCTGGAACCAAATTTGGGTGCGGCGCGGGCCTTTGCGGAGCCTGCACAGTTCATATTGATGGTGAAGCGACCCGAACCTGTATCACAGCCGTAAGTGATGCGGCTGGCACTAAAATCACGACAATTGAAGGGTTGGATGAAAATGGAATTCATCCTTTGCAAAAAGCATGGATTGCAGAACAGGTGCCCCAATGCGGATATTGCCAGTCTGGCCAGATCATGACTGCTGCCGCCTTTCTGGATGAAAATAAAAACCCAAGTGATGAAGACATAGTCGAGGCAATGACAGGTAATATCTGCCGCTGTATGTCATATGTTCGAATCAAAAAAGCAGTGCGACGTGCTGCGGATGAAATGAAAGCATAG
- a CDS encoding LysE family translocator, with amino-acid sequence MSVEFFMTSMVVILLPGTGVLYTLAVGLGRGFRASVAAALGCTFGIVPAAVASIVGLAAIFHTSAIAFQTVKYLGVAYLLYMAWSILRQGGALDVNEDKKPLSLFQTAFNGMLINVLNPKLSLFFLAFLPQFVDVSQANAAPTMFLLAGIFMALTFVVFVGYGGGAALARDYVITRPAIMKWMKRSFAGAFVFLGVRLALNEE; translated from the coding sequence ATGAGCGTCGAATTTTTTATGACATCAATGGTTGTTATCCTGTTGCCCGGAACCGGAGTTCTTTATACTCTTGCCGTTGGCTTGGGGCGCGGTTTTCGCGCCAGCGTCGCTGCGGCATTGGGCTGTACCTTCGGTATTGTGCCTGCCGCCGTCGCCAGTATCGTCGGTCTCGCCGCTATATTCCACACCAGCGCCATCGCGTTTCAGACCGTGAAATATCTGGGCGTGGCGTATTTACTCTATATGGCCTGGAGCATTTTACGCCAGGGAGGTGCCCTTGACGTCAATGAAGACAAAAAACCCTTGTCGCTCTTTCAAACCGCCTTCAACGGGATGCTCATCAACGTGTTAAACCCGAAGTTGTCTTTATTCTTCCTCGCATTTTTGCCGCAGTTTGTTGACGTCAGCCAGGCCAATGCCGCGCCGACCATGTTCCTGCTGGCCGGGATCTTTATGGCGTTGACCTTTGTTGTCTTCGTCGGCTATGGCGGCGGTGCTGCTCTCGCCCGGGATTATGTCATCACTCGGCCTGCCATAATGAAATGGATGAAACGGTCCTTTGCCGGCGCCTTTGTCTTTCTCGGCGTTCGACTGGCTTTGAATGAAGAATAA
- a CDS encoding LysE family translocator, which produces MEDFSLYLPGIILAYSAFLLGIASPGPNILAVIGTSMSLGRKSGIALALGVAGGSFTWAVLTVIGLSALLEAYSSALIAIKIFGGFYLLWLAYKSFKSAAAAQDIQAKQLSGGTRSPFGYMVRGYIIQMTNPKAALSWIAIISLGMKQDAPLWVGVSIVVGTFILSITLHTLYAVAFSTPVMVRVYGKARRYIQATLGAFFAFAGIKLLLSRN; this is translated from the coding sequence ATGGAAGATTTTTCGCTCTATTTACCCGGTATTATACTGGCTTATTCAGCTTTTCTATTAGGTATCGCAAGTCCCGGTCCGAATATCCTGGCTGTCATCGGGACCTCCATGAGCCTTGGCCGGAAATCCGGGATTGCTCTGGCTCTCGGTGTGGCGGGCGGTTCTTTCACCTGGGCTGTGCTGACAGTTATTGGGCTTTCCGCTTTGCTCGAAGCGTATTCGTCAGCCTTGATCGCCATTAAGATTTTTGGCGGTTTCTATCTTTTATGGCTTGCTTACAAATCATTCAAGTCGGCCGCTGCCGCTCAGGATATTCAAGCAAAACAGTTATCCGGCGGGACACGGTCACCGTTTGGTTATATGGTCCGTGGATACATTATTCAGATGACCAACCCAAAAGCTGCCTTATCCTGGATTGCCATAATTTCTCTGGGGATGAAGCAAGATGCCCCGCTTTGGGTCGGGGTTTCCATTGTTGTCGGCACCTTTATTCTCTCCATCACTCTCCATACGCTGTACGCAGTCGCCTTTTCAACTCCCGTTATGGTGCGGGTATATGGAAAAGCACGGCGGTATATTCAGGCAACTCTCGGCGCATTTTTTGCCTTTGCCGGCATTAAGCTTCTTCTGAGCCGCAATTAG
- a CDS encoding DUF6500 family protein, whose product MRPSLRQKAIAVCNEKIAKRGDTVGLSFYAFFANKNDNPELLMEAATWWIETHKLNHFEKARKIKDMIESTL is encoded by the coding sequence ATGCGACCGTCCCTGCGTCAGAAGGCAATCGCTGTTTGCAATGAGAAGATTGCTAAAAGAGGCGACACTGTCGGGCTCTCTTTCTATGCGTTCTTTGCAAATAAAAATGATAATCCGGAACTTCTCATGGAAGCGGCAACCTGGTGGATCGAAACACATAAGCTCAATCATTTCGAAAAAGCCCGTAAAATAAAAGATATGATTGAAAGTACGCTTTGA
- a CDS encoding GNAT family N-acetyltransferase has product MNTTSPYIREAQLADAEALAKCIDAAYAKYADRISDLPPVSEGCAEEITNNQVWVAVDAGTIVAGLVLIPKTAFMKVANLAVHPDYGGKGLGGKLMDISEREALRQGFKEMRLSTHCQMPENIQLYTHLGWQEISRAGNTISMRKFICCQ; this is encoded by the coding sequence GTGAATACGACATCTCCGTATATTCGAGAGGCACAATTGGCGGATGCCGAAGCGTTGGCCAAATGCATAGACGCCGCCTATGCCAAATATGCCGATCGCATTTCAGACTTGCCACCTGTATCAGAAGGCTGCGCTGAGGAAATTACCAATAATCAGGTTTGGGTAGCTGTTGACGCCGGTACTATTGTAGCCGGCCTAGTACTTATCCCAAAGACGGCCTTTATGAAGGTTGCCAATCTTGCGGTTCATCCTGACTACGGTGGTAAAGGCCTTGGCGGTAAACTCATGGATATCTCGGAACGCGAGGCGTTGCGGCAGGGCTTTAAAGAGATGCGTCTGAGTACACATTGCCAAATGCCGGAAAATATCCAGCTTTATACCCATCTTGGATGGCAAGAGATATCTAGAGCGGGGAATACAATTTCCATGAGAAAATTCATTTGCTGCCAATGA
- a CDS encoding NAD(P)/FAD-dependent oxidoreductase, with product MSGSANQNIPKKSSYDVVIIGGAMLGSSVAWFLSSNKDFNGSILVVEKDPTYEFASTSHTNSCMRQQFSAEINVRISQFAADFVKNFRDYMGGDDRVPDVPLHSYGYMYLADTNSFADVLRDNQKLQAACGAGTKIMSPEEIKRDYPFYNLDDIIAGSINLVDEGYFDGNTLFDWWKRSARENGVDYIANEVVAMTRSDSGRKVDSITLKSGEIVSCGTIVNASGPRAVLTSRMAGIEIPVEPRKRYTFIFDAEIPVDGDLPLTIDPSGVHMRSDGAYYLAGCPPDEDPAVDYEDFTQDHSIWETKAWPAIAARIPQFEAIKLVNSWAGHYAFNPFDQNAIIGPHTEVENFLFVNGFSGHGFQQSPAVGRGISELIAYGEYRSLDLTAFSFTRIEQNRPFVEKAVI from the coding sequence TTGAGTGGCAGCGCAAATCAGAATATTCCGAAGAAATCGAGCTATGACGTTGTCATCATCGGCGGTGCCATGCTGGGGTCCTCAGTTGCGTGGTTCTTATCCAGCAACAAGGATTTTAACGGCTCCATTCTGGTTGTAGAAAAAGACCCAACGTATGAATTTGCGTCAACCAGCCATACCAATAGCTGCATGCGCCAGCAATTCTCCGCGGAAATAAATGTGCGTATTTCGCAGTTTGCTGCGGATTTCGTCAAAAACTTCCGTGATTACATGGGCGGTGACGACCGCGTTCCTGATGTCCCTCTGCATAGCTACGGCTATATGTACCTGGCCGATACCAATTCTTTTGCCGATGTTTTGCGTGACAACCAGAAACTGCAAGCCGCCTGCGGTGCCGGCACCAAAATCATGTCGCCTGAAGAAATAAAGCGGGATTATCCCTTCTATAATCTTGATGATATTATTGCTGGCAGCATCAATTTGGTCGACGAAGGCTATTTTGACGGCAACACCCTGTTTGACTGGTGGAAACGATCGGCCCGGGAAAACGGCGTTGACTATATCGCGAACGAAGTCGTTGCCATGACCCGAAGTGACAGCGGCCGAAAAGTGGACAGCATCACCCTCAAATCAGGCGAGATCGTTAGTTGCGGAACAATTGTAAATGCCTCCGGGCCGAGAGCCGTTCTGACATCCCGAATGGCCGGCATTGAAATTCCCGTTGAGCCCCGCAAGCGCTACACCTTCATTTTCGATGCGGAGATACCCGTGGACGGGGACCTTCCTCTGACTATAGATCCTTCAGGTGTTCATATGCGTTCTGATGGTGCCTATTATCTGGCCGGTTGCCCGCCGGATGAAGACCCGGCCGTGGATTATGAAGATTTCACTCAGGATCACAGCATTTGGGAGACCAAGGCATGGCCTGCGATCGCCGCGCGTATTCCGCAGTTTGAGGCAATTAAACTTGTTAATTCCTGGGCCGGACATTACGCCTTCAACCCTTTTGATCAAAACGCCATTATCGGACCTCATACAGAGGTCGAGAATTTCCTGTTCGTCAACGGCTTTTCAGGCCACGGATTTCAACAATCTCCGGCCGTGGGCCGCGGGATATCTGAGTTGATTGCCTATGGTGAATACCGCAGCCTCGATCTCACGGCTTTCAGTTTCACCAGAATTGAGCAAAATCGTCCCTTCGTCGAAAAAGCGGTTATCTAG
- a CDS encoding ion channel, which translates to MENTLDKPKFGFSILLALLLSFVVIPSYITDADAYTGIWLNLIFSAILLSSLYLVAHERIEFLIGCLIAAATLLFSWTDYVRTDTMGSHLAIGLYIIFFCYIIFMLARYLFETVEVSANMIYASVCLYLLMGLMWTFIYFWIEKIHPGSFSNTPIVTDPDQSFLLVHFSYFSFVTISTLGYGDIVPLTRIARSWTNLEAIAGQFYLAIVVARLVGLHISAKRN; encoded by the coding sequence ATGGAGAATACCCTCGACAAGCCCAAATTCGGATTTTCCATCCTGCTGGCCCTGCTGCTTTCCTTCGTGGTTATCCCCTCTTATATTACCGATGCTGATGCCTATACCGGGATCTGGCTCAACCTGATTTTCTCGGCCATTCTCCTCTCATCCCTATATCTTGTTGCACATGAGCGGATCGAGTTTCTGATCGGCTGTCTGATAGCGGCGGCAACCTTGTTGTTCAGTTGGACCGATTATGTGCGAACTGACACCATGGGATCACATCTGGCCATCGGCCTGTATATAATTTTCTTCTGCTATATCATTTTTATGCTGGCGCGCTATCTGTTTGAAACCGTCGAAGTTTCAGCAAACATGATTTATGCCTCTGTCTGCCTGTATCTGCTGATGGGGCTGATGTGGACTTTTATCTATTTCTGGATCGAGAAAATCCATCCCGGTTCTTTTTCTAACACGCCCATTGTCACCGATCCGGATCAATCCTTCCTGCTCGTCCATTTCTCCTATTTCAGTTTCGTGACCATCTCCACTCTCGGGTATGGGGATATAGTACCTCTCACCCGTATTGCCCGATCCTGGACAAACCTGGAGGCCATTGCCGGGCAATTCTATCTGGCAATTGTGGTGGCGAGACTTGTCGGATTGCATATATCCGCCAAACGCAACTAG
- a CDS encoding DMT family transporter: MISRFLQSGSSNPLRSAGMMLAACALIALTTIIAKALGTGLEGPPLHPLQISAGRFIFALAGLSVALAVLRPRFHRPHIRLHVGRSFFGWAGVTLMFAAVARIPVSDATAISFLNPIFGMLLAIPLLGERVGPIRWGAAAIAMLGALILLRPGSSAFDPAALIALTAALFMGVEVILIKKLSGREAPLQILTINNSIGAVIACTAASFVWIAPSPSQWAALAAIGLVMVTAQSLFIQSMRSGDASFALPFSYSTLVFATLYDFWIFGALPDWISVAGGGIILSGALLLAWREVVRSRDQKVK; encoded by the coding sequence ATGATTTCGCGTTTTCTCCAGTCGGGGTCTTCAAATCCCTTGAGATCTGCCGGCATGATGCTGGCGGCATGCGCACTGATTGCGTTGACCACAATTATCGCCAAGGCACTGGGAACTGGTCTTGAAGGGCCACCGTTGCATCCTCTTCAAATCAGTGCCGGCCGATTTATTTTTGCCCTGGCCGGATTATCAGTGGCGCTGGCCGTGTTGCGACCGAGATTTCACCGGCCGCATATCCGGCTGCATGTGGGCCGGTCGTTTTTTGGCTGGGCCGGTGTGACGTTGATGTTCGCGGCGGTTGCGCGTATTCCCGTATCGGATGCGACGGCCATCAGTTTTCTAAATCCGATTTTTGGTATGCTGCTGGCCATTCCGCTGTTGGGGGAGCGGGTTGGACCTATCCGCTGGGGGGCAGCGGCCATTGCCATGCTGGGCGCCCTAATTCTGCTGAGACCGGGAAGCTCTGCTTTTGATCCGGCGGCCCTGATCGCGTTGACGGCGGCGCTATTCATGGGGGTTGAGGTAATCCTGATCAAGAAGCTATCAGGGCGTGAGGCGCCGTTACAGATCCTGACCATTAACAACAGCATTGGGGCGGTTATTGCCTGCACAGCCGCCAGCTTTGTCTGGATTGCGCCGAGCCCGTCACAATGGGCGGCGCTGGCGGCGATCGGTTTGGTGATGGTCACTGCACAATCGCTGTTTATCCAATCCATGCGCAGTGGTGATGCCAGCTTCGCCTTGCCCTTTTCCTATTCAACACTGGTGTTTGCCACCTTATATGATTTCTGGATTTTTGGTGCATTGCCCGATTGGATCAGCGTCGCCGGTGGCGGCATCATCCTGTCAGGGGCATTGCTTCTGGCATGGCGAGAAGTTGTCCGCAGTCGAGATCAGAAAGTGAAATAA
- a CDS encoding MFS transporter, protein MFNVTDDNRKWWVLTALGTGAGLIMLDETVIGVALPTIRHDLGMTEIAAHWTVSIYLLVFAGLAAAAGKIGDLIGFRVLFTAGTALFGAASFLCGWAQTAEILLLARAIQGLGAAIIFPASVAMLSLVFPKEQRGMAIGILAATGTVFLAAGPLIGGALTDALSWRWVFWINAPITVIIISIISLSWVLPKNTTEGRPFDIRGFILMIFGLSLIVFALMQGASWGWTQIYIMSALICGALSLAVFYVIERRSEQPLIDVRLFHAASFSSANLILFAGQFSKLSLVVFGALFLQDKLNMSPFQSGLALLVCVAAFPVLSIPVGRLADHFDARNLVLGGLAFATLGMFSVAIATVAQSYLSLLPGLIIWGLGMPFCYAPTLRAMANSVPPEKQGEVSGVGVTSRLLGGTLGVALSSTVLMISGEFQSVFYLAAWVMLGALIFGWLAFDKSGKPKNT, encoded by the coding sequence ATGTTCAATGTTACCGACGATAACCGAAAATGGTGGGTTTTAACGGCGTTGGGTACCGGTGCGGGGCTTATCATGCTCGACGAGACAGTTATCGGCGTAGCTCTGCCGACAATCCGACATGATCTAGGTATGACGGAAATTGCCGCACATTGGACCGTCAGTATTTACCTGCTGGTCTTTGCCGGTCTGGCTGCAGCGGCGGGGAAAATTGGGGACTTGATTGGGTTCCGTGTGCTGTTTACGGCGGGAACAGCGCTTTTTGGTGCGGCCTCTTTTCTGTGCGGATGGGCTCAGACAGCAGAAATACTGCTGCTCGCCCGCGCTATTCAGGGGCTCGGTGCCGCTATCATATTCCCGGCATCCGTCGCTATGCTGTCGCTGGTATTTCCTAAGGAACAGCGGGGAATGGCCATCGGAATTTTGGCGGCCACGGGCACCGTGTTTCTTGCCGCCGGACCGCTGATAGGCGGCGCGCTGACGGATGCCCTTTCCTGGCGTTGGGTGTTCTGGATTAACGCGCCCATTACAGTCATTATTATATCGATTATCTCCCTGTCCTGGGTGTTGCCGAAAAATACCACCGAAGGACGCCCTTTTGACATAAGGGGGTTTATTCTGATGATATTCGGCCTTAGCCTGATTGTTTTTGCCCTTATGCAGGGTGCCAGCTGGGGGTGGACGCAAATTTATATCATGAGCGCCTTAATCTGCGGCGCTCTCTCTTTGGCCGTGTTTTATGTTATCGAACGGCGATCGGAACAGCCGTTGATTGATGTCCGTCTCTTCCATGCAGCTTCATTTTCTTCGGCGAATTTGATCCTCTTCGCCGGTCAGTTCAGTAAGTTATCCCTGGTGGTTTTCGGGGCGTTGTTTTTGCAAGACAAATTGAATATGTCACCGTTTCAGTCGGGCCTTGCCTTATTGGTCTGTGTTGCCGCTTTTCCGGTCCTGTCGATCCCGGTCGGCCGCCTCGCTGATCATTTCGATGCACGGAATTTGGTGCTCGGCGGGCTTGCCTTCGCGACACTGGGAATGTTTTCGGTTGCCATTGCTACTGTCGCCCAGAGTTATCTCAGTCTATTGCCCGGCTTGATTATCTGGGGGCTGGGCATGCCCTTTTGTTATGCGCCAACATTGCGGGCCATGGCAAATTCGGTGCCGCCGGAAAAGCAAGGCGAAGTGAGCGGGGTCGGTGTCACCTCTCGATTGCTGGGCGGTACATTAGGGGTTGCTCTTTCCAGCACAGTTCTGATGATAAGCGGCGAATTTCAAAGCGTATTTTATCTCGCTGCCTGGGTGATGCTGGGGGCTCTGATTTTCGGCTGGCTGGCTTTTGACAAGAGTGGAAAACCGAAAAATACATAG
- a CDS encoding phytanoyl-CoA dioxygenase family protein, protein MRPEEILSYPARILSQRQREHYFAHGYVSVEDFVPAEILQELQVTTNSFFEQSRQVEQSNNVFDLGPDHSADEPLVRRLKSPDERSDIYWKFSKGLMADVAADLVGPNVIFHHSKLNFKWFDESDTVKWHQDIQFFPHTNYNVLTIGCYLADTDMNNGPLAVLKDSHNDELFDQYDTNGNWTGMLSDADAAGLDRGRVDYLTGAAGSITIHNARTLHYSPSSKSPLPRPLLLNCFTSADAKPYTAHPQPTSNTYKLLRGEAVKWAHHDPRPCQMPPDWSAGYTSIYAAQAGENEPSTETAN, encoded by the coding sequence ATGCGACCTGAAGAAATTTTAAGCTATCCTGCACGAATATTGTCACAGCGGCAGCGGGAACATTATTTTGCCCATGGGTATGTTAGTGTTGAAGATTTTGTACCGGCAGAAATTCTGCAGGAATTGCAGGTGACGACCAATTCGTTCTTTGAGCAGAGTAGGCAGGTTGAACAGTCCAACAATGTTTTCGATTTGGGACCGGATCATTCTGCTGACGAGCCATTGGTACGCCGGTTGAAAAGCCCGGATGAGCGCAGCGATATCTATTGGAAATTTTCCAAGGGATTGATGGCCGATGTGGCGGCAGATCTTGTCGGGCCCAATGTGATTTTTCATCATTCAAAGCTTAATTTCAAATGGTTTGACGAAAGCGATACGGTGAAGTGGCACCAGGACATCCAGTTTTTTCCCCATACCAATTATAACGTATTGACCATCGGTTGCTATCTGGCGGATACGGATATGAATAATGGGCCGCTGGCGGTTCTGAAAGACTCGCATAATGATGAGTTGTTTGATCAGTATGATACCAACGGTAACTGGACGGGGATGTTATCGGATGCCGATGCGGCGGGGCTTGATCGGGGACGGGTTGACTATCTGACCGGGGCAGCCGGATCGATCACCATTCATAACGCCAGGACCCTGCATTATTCTCCGTCCTCCAAGTCTCCCTTGCCACGCCCTTTGCTATTGAACTGTTTTACGTCGGCCGATGCCAAGCCTTACACGGCGCATCCGCAACCCACGTCCAATACCTATAAATTACTGCGCGGGGAGGCGGTGAAATGGGCCCATCACGATCCGCGCCCCTGCCAGATGCCACCGGACTGGTCAGCCGGCTATACGTCGATTTATGCGGCGCAAGCCGGCGAAAATGAACCTTCAACGGAAACGGCAAACTAG